GTCAGACACTCACACAACTTAGAACAATCCGtcaaagggaaaaaaaatccaTACAGCTTATATAAGAAtgaaaagtttatttttcaacCAGAACAATCCCTCTTACTTTCCACAATAGTGAGCGCCTCAGGTAGATTACTTCACTCCATGGAAACTATTCTAAGAGATTCACAATCTGTAATCCTATACATCTATATCAAATACTTACAAGTACAAAATCTTTAACTTCCATCCTTGGAATTTGATGTCAAAAACATTGACTTGTGGTCATGAATAACTGCAAACCTTTCAAGTATAAATAATCATAAAATTTGAGTAATATATGACGGAAACATAGGTCAGAAGGCTATGATTTTGTGAATTCGACCCAGTAGTCTAAAGAATTCTAGTTAAGACCTAACTTTAAAAGCATATGTCAAATAGAAACATATCAGAAGAGATGAGAAATGGACTCATAACAGTGCATTAATAAATTGCCTTCATGAGTGATTGTTTAAACCACAATTATTTCTAATTCAAGCCCCAGTACACAACTTGAGAGTCTAACTGGGAGTTTAACCAGTGGCAACTGAACACACCAAAAACCTATTAGGATGTTAAAATCCTTGCCGTTGCTCAACTTCAATAAATAAGAGAATAAAAAAATCCTTATTATGTCACTTGACTCCTCATAGTTGATCAGCAAAGAAATTACCTTATCATAGCCAAAAGCCTAAAATATAAATATGCATCATACACAATAGTTCAGTAATTTCTCATAAGTTTGCTTGTATGTGAGATTGAAAGCATATCCACGAAAGATGACAAGGACCTGTTGCAGAAATAAACCTAGACTTGAATGAGAAGTGAAATGGCGCCACAGAGTTAAGAAACTATTGCGGCCTAGAAAAGAAGACACCTTTAAAAAAGGAATGGCAGTCATCACAAATAGTCGTTCCTTCCAAGAACCTCCGAGGAGGACTAAGCAGTTAAGATACATGGAAGTGTTCCAAAAGAAGTAAGCATCTATGCGATGCAGCTCCAACTAAGTAAGCAGGGTTCGCATAAATTTGAGATATTCACAAACTGGCGTCTTACGGTTTCATGCTGCGCTTGCAAAGCCTGAAACTCTGCCTTATTTGCCGCCAACTCTACTTGCCTTGTCTCTTCTTGCTTCTTCATCAACTCAAACACCTAATACGCAGAAGGCAAAAAGGAGGAGTAAAGTAACAACCCTTAGGTTTCGGAAAAGGAAAACCGAAATCAAAGGAAACACTGAATTGGATCGGTGCACACCTTTTTGGCCTGCGACGAGCTGTTGATCTCGCGCAAGGCCTTCGCACCCCTCTCCAGGGCCTCCGGATCGAAACCGGCGGCAGAGGTCCGAGGGTTGTCGTTACGAACACGAGGCACCTCCTCCGGCGAGGCCTCTGCCGGAGGAGGACCTCGTCGGGCAGAGCCGGAAGCTGTCGGTGCAGCCGTAGACGATTGTGAGAAGGGAGGGAACCTGAAGGAACCGCCGTCAGCGTAGGCGTGGTCGGCAGCAAGGGCTGAGGAGGCGACGGCAGAGGCCAACATTGCCGACCGAAAACCCGCCATAGTACTGCGTTTTCCTCCCTCACAATGACCGTGGGTCCGGTCGGTGGGGGCCCTGGGGGCGAGGGTTTCGCCTTTTGCTGCAACGATCGATGGTGGCAAATCGCGGTCGGCAAGGGGAAGAAACTTACAGGGTTTAAGGAGAGGCAAACTGCATTCTTGGGTTACAAGTAAGTTATAATTCCATGGCGTATACTCCCACTCAGTTGAGTTCGAGCTGGGTTAGACtgaaatttaaattgattttttttaattaattgggtcggtttttaattttctaattaaataaaattaaatataaaaaataaaatgaaatataaaaaagTATAAAATTCCCATGACTTGATgatggttttaaaaaataatttttattttaattaaattttaaaaaattgattaattcaatttttaattgtccaatttgtttaatttttattaaaaaaagtaATTCATTCGATTGAttagaaccaaaaaaaaaaaaaaaaatcaatctatTGTACATAAGGGTGGATTTAGACGTCCTGGGATTATGGTGTCGCAATAGCAATAGAACATCCAAATTATCAATCAATTATCAATGATTTGAACTTTAGTCATGGtatatttgtagaatttttttctcCCAATGAgaggcgtaatcaaaggatgttgaaCTTCTGGGTTGGCCACCACGTACGCTttccgatttatcctgatgaccaGTAGAAATTTTTTGTAAGATCGGATAGGTCaccccagagatagtcaatgaggttaatgtatttgtaggaatttttcttctaaatGGGAGCGTAACCAAATAATGTTGGGCTTCTAGGTTGGCCGTTACATACGCTTTCCGATTTATCCTGGTGACCAGTGAGAAACTTCCGTTGGATCGAATCGGTCACTCTTAGAAATAATTAATGAGACTAATTAGAATTATCATAAAAATGGATTTAGACATGTCAAGATTATGGTGCATGAAGGGGTATCATCCAAATATTTACAATTTGATTTTcagttataatatatttataaaaaaaaaattcataatagaACGTAATAAGGGGATGTTAAATTTTTAGATTATATGTTATAAGTACTTTTTGATTTAATCTGacgattaataaaaaaatttcataagaAGAAGTTGATAGCTCCAGATTCAACGTTATTGATTAATTACAAGGACGACTTTAGGCCTAGACCCCGGTCTGTAAGACGATTAAGTCGAGCATTTATGATGACCCTGGGAAGCAAAGATGCTTTGTTTTTTCGTTTTCAGAGTCGTCATATATATGTTGATTGAAAAGTTTGATCTCCAATATTTTATAAAAGACAAAAAAAGATTAATAAGAAATGCAATTGAAGTATTACAAATAATTAGTCAAAGGtctgattaaaataaatttcaaccaTTTTAGAGTTAGGTTAATGATCGACGAAGATTAATAAGGGGCTGTTTGTTTGGGGGGTTTGGAATAGGAATGGAATGAAACATGGTGTTTGGTTTGGGAAAATAATGATGGGTCCCACGGATTCATTCCTCTAAACATAGAAATGGCCATTACCCATAGAAATGGGAGGTATGAGAATCATTCTCATTTCATTATTATTGACAATCATTCTTATCCTCATTCTGTTTTTCTTACCCGAACCAAGCACCCCCTAAGTGTGTTACATACAACCTAACTTTTAGAgtacttgtatttgtgtttacTTTTTTTGATTTTTATTGATACTatagaataattatttttttattataaatatcGTGAAAATAATACTTGGAAGTAAAATGGAGGAGGGTTTTTTAGACACGTTACTAAGATATATTGAGTgagaaattattaaaaatatgaaCATAAAAGTTAGgacattttgaaaatttaaaaaatgttaaattatttatttaaagaattatatttgaatatatttttaagtAACTTTTAGCTTTCTTTTTTGGTAATATATTAACTTTgagcattttttatttttaaattattttatttttattattgaaaGTTATATATACACCGTaccttataataattatttcatcACTCTGCCCCTCTAAATGGCAATTTTATCATTGTCAAGACTCAAAAATAGTCAGATTTTGGCAACAAGCTTATTTCACTATGCAACCTGAATTATTGGATTTtggcaaaaataaaaataaaaaataaaaaaatgagcaCATCGATTGGAACTTAATCAAATTATCTCAtcagaaggaacttaatttttgaattaaaaaaccAAATTTATTGTTAATAAGTTGTTTGCATTTctattttgtagattttttttttcacatcaCATAAAGGAAGAATGATGCAGACGCGAAAACGATACTGGTCAAAATAAAAAGTTCTAGCAAATGTTAGTGATCTATGAATGGAAgcaccaaaaaaataaaataatgtgcTAAACAAAGCTGAATTATATTACCTGGAAGCACTAAAAGGCACAATATATAAtagaataaattaatttattatcgaTTGTATTTACCTGAAATAGCTGTTCCATATTCCAAATTACATCAGAAAAATGGTTCCTTTTGTCTTTCACTTGCAAAACGCTctggaaaaataaaaaatacacaaACCACGCCTGTGGCTCTACAGGAGAAACAATAACACATGCAAGGAATGAGGAATTCTAATCATGCATTCTTACGTGGGCACGAAAATTTCGCATATTAAATGTCGCAGCTGAAATATAATTACTCTCTGAATTAATCAGGCAAAAGTTGGCTCTAAGCACGAATCCACCATTTCCTGTAGGTTTGGATTCTCCAGCGCTGCTGCAACGCGCTCTTTGTCATTTAACTGCTTGTTCACTGGAATAATGCGAAATGACATTGAGTAAGAATGAAGCACAGAAAAACAAAGAGGGAAAAACAGTGTGCCAACAGCAAAAACAATATGGTATTGTACCCGCGGCTTCTGTTGCATGCGTTCCAGGAGCCACCCGGATGTCCACCTACAAAAAGATTTAGCCCCATTCAAGGAAGAGAATTAATGAACACGGTAAAAATAACAGGAGGATCGGCAGGAAACTGCATCCAAACGTGGTAAAAGGGTACGCTGAAAGGACATCTGTAGTCATGCTGGTTCAAAACATATAATTCAGTAGAGTTGAGTTACGGCTAAATTTGCCTTTTTGTTGCAGTTGCCTAATAATCAGCTtaatttctaaacacaatataacttaaacgattattaaaaaatttgactGATGATTGGGGGCACAGGTAAAAATTGAATGGTTGCTGCGATCACTCTATTAGTAAACAAATCCAATCACTCTGAAGTCTAAACCTCTCAATGTTTTCCACTATCTAAACCCCCTTTGCTTGCCACAGAATTGCCACAAGCCATGATACTACAACGGGACCAAATTCCACAATCAGTAGCGAATTCCTCTATACCAACAACCTCATCTTCTAAATTCTCACTGTTCTCTAATATTGGTCCTTCACAATCAGTAGCGAATTCCACCATACCAACAACCTCATCTTCTAAATTCTCACTGTTCTCTAATATTGGTCCTTCCGCATCGGCCTCGAGGTTCAACTAACATCTTCTGTTGGAGTCGGAGAGCACCAGACTGCTGCTGTTCCACTACGTGGCAACCTCCTTTAACCTCCACCATCTAGACCCCAATGTCTCGAGTGAAATCAGTTTAGcttttgcttttatattgtgttgctTTACATCAGCCAAGTAGAAAGTTCAGAGCCCCAATTGCAATTCATACATAATCAGGTAGTTCCGACAGATTATGTTAAGAAGTTCATAACATGTGAGCATAGTTTGCAAAATCTGTATCAGCATGTCAAAATATCTACTTATGGGATCGATAGAATCAATAATTATTGGAACTAATAGAAAAAATGTTTAGTGTATAAAATAAAAGTATTTATGCAATATATTTACACTATAATGTATCACTAGCATACTactattaataatatatatatatatatatcaaaatgtTAAGagtatataactaaaaatatattGGCAATGatgaacaaaattaaattataaaattcataataaaaatagTTGAAGTGTATTAGATCACCTAAATGTAGTGTAATAATAATTATATTGTATTCCCTTACCTGATTAATAAGAAACAACATTAAATATTTCAGGTCTGATTTGGATCCAACTGGAAGGATAAATATCAAAATCAGCCGAGTTTTCAAGCTATGCCTGCTATaatctaaacaaatttgaaatctTACAGGTATATATCATTGTCATCAAATAGTGTATGTCCCAACTTTTCAGAGTCCACTGCATAAATCTTATCACTACATAGAGCTCTATGCAACCCTACATCATTAGCCCTGCTtgaatcaataattttttttaataataattataaacaaattttCAAGCTATGCCTGCTATaatctaaacaaatttgaaatctTACAGGTATATATCATTGTCATCAAATAGTGTATGTCCCAACTTTTCAGAGTCCACTGCATAAATCTTATCACTACATAGAGCTCTATGCAACCCTACATCATTAGCCCTGCTtgaatcaataattttttttaattacactGGTGAATGTGATACGATCTGATTTTTCAATGACTGTTGAAGTTCTTTAGTATCCCTTTACCCATTATGTTTTTTGCTCTAATTGATTTGACTTTGCTCACTATATTATGTATTGATTACCTTTAAACATGTTTATATCGTCTCAACCTACTTTGTCTCATTTAATCATCTATTAACACTACACCTAATTGCTCTGAcacattttttttaatcttagtTGTTCAAGTAACTCCACGGGTCCATCTTATAACTTTTGTCTTGGCTATATCAAACTTTTGATACGTATTAATTTCTAACAcctaatattttgattcataaagtATTGCAAACCATAGCACAATCATATTATTGCTCATTCTCTATaccattaataatattttcatcaTTATCATGCCCCCTTATTAAATAATAAGATAAAGACATTTAAAACTCTTATTTATGGAAATTCGTATCCATCTTAACCTACTGAAACTATGCTCAATTTTTATTCTCCTTACGCTAAAGCCTTTAGTATCAAGTTTTCCTTTTTATAATTCAAGCTTCAAATTCAATACTCTCATCAATAAACCAAGGAAGTATACTTGTATGATTGGTTAGTTTACCTAGTACTAACATAAAAAAGATAGGAACTTAAGGCCGACTCTTGGTGTATAACTTATAGCTATATAAAAAATCATTTGTCATGCTTCTAGTAGTTCTAACATTGGGCATGCATATTGATACAGGTGGTAATGAGCAGATTTCACAAACACTTTATTAATTGATTTTGCATGGCACTCAAACCTTGTAACGAGAAGGAAGACTGCGCATAAGCTTTACTCGCAAGCAAAGTCCAATAATAGTGGCCATACTGCAATGCTCTATCGTGGGTGTAAAAGTGACCCTGCACATATACAAACAGATACTCAACAATAAATCTCATAACCAACTAGGTAAATGACCCTATTaaagtgaaggaaaaaaatgCTGACTTGCCTAACATGACTCTCTTTATCATTGACTTCAATTGACTCTTCTGTTACCACTTTCAACTCTTCCAATGAATATGGGTGCTCTGGGTCCTTGATATCTCTTACATGATCTGTGAGCATTAAGTAGTTGAAGCATCTAAgtaaaatagaagaaaaaatataaaattgtgACATAGTAATCAGATCTCAATGCCAGTACCCAAACTGACCAAAACCACAATCCCCAATTAATATTgccaaaatataaaatataaaaattagtgCGTAGATGACACTGAAAAAAATGCAAAAACAAATGATCCGACAGTCTTATCATCTGACGATTACTATTCATCATACTAACAGCATATCAATATTGCTGGTTTTTGTTTAACAAGTCATGCCTACTCTTAACTTCTTGTCTACTCAACTTCTTGGCAGTAATCCACATAACAGTAGCCCAAATGAATGGAGGTGAATACACAAAAATGATGTTTGTAAATGCGAAGTTTTGAAGATTACACAAATTTTGGCGTTGGCTAGGAGTACATAAAATAATCCCAAATACCAAAAAGAGAACATGTAACTTACTCTATTAAAGGTATTATTCGTGATTActttttatgaaaataaaataagtcAGACAATCCGTGATGAAATTGATAACTACATATTGATTCGAATTTTAAATCAGAAAAATACTTTTGTTGAAGGTATTTTGTTGCCCCTGAATATGGATGAATATGTTTCACAATAATAtctttgacaaaaataatttggATGAGCATGTTTCACAATGATATCTTAGATTCTTAATAACTCTTTCTCCCTGACCATCAGTCCATGGATTCACTAATTCAGTAGCAATTTCTAATGACACATGAATAGCTTTAATTTTTCCAAGCGTCACCTAGAGAATATATCTTCATGAGTTTCTCCACAATTCTACCATATGCAAGTTAAGAAACACTTTCTTCTAAAAAAATGAAACGCAATTCATAAATCATTTAGAACAAAGATCCTCCAGTCGAATATTGTCTATTGATGCTTTTCAGATACAAAGGACACAGTTTAAATTACCATTCCTCATAGGTCATATGTTAAGTAGGAtacaatttaccaaagggcgcatgtagatttttaaatttaccaaaagacatacgctactttggtatttaccaaagggtgcatgtagatttttaaatttaccaaaaggcatACGCtatttggtatttaccaaagaacgTACTTTTAAGTACATTTTCTAttttatccttctgacaaatctgactttttctttttcactgtcgtttctctctctctcttctattTACTCTCTCCTATACATGCAACCAATCTAATTTTTCCTCTtcgctcttctctttcctctctttttttttccatgcatgcatgcataacATAGGCTTGATATATAAATCATATTAGTCCCACAACGTTTAGAGTTTAGttattttttgataacattttaatacatttggagAAGTCGAAATAATCAATAGATGACATATTTGACTTCTTTACAACC
This region of Zingiber officinale cultivar Zhangliang chromosome 9A, Zo_v1.1, whole genome shotgun sequence genomic DNA includes:
- the LOC122020823 gene encoding protein AE7-like codes for the protein MVVGLINANPVVYQKKERRPRGLAAVTDEYAEEPIDLLEIFDHVRDIKDPEHPYSLEELKVVTEESIEVNDKESHVRVTFTPTIEHCSMATIIGLCLRVKLMRSLPSRYKVDIRVAPGTHATEAAVNKQLNDKERVAAALENPNLQEMVDSCLEPTFA